In Vigna angularis cultivar LongXiaoDou No.4 chromosome 8, ASM1680809v1, whole genome shotgun sequence, one DNA window encodes the following:
- the LOC108345407 gene encoding protein SPEAR3 encodes MDGSFFGEANMGNERVSGSSSSSSSRKGKKNNQEKPKQPQRGLGVAQLEKIRLHGQMGCGAYHPPLHASYPSNFNNEDPRVQTPYSSVPSSSSFSYSSSSTSYSASYGFQPNIVMSLPEYERTSIRYGDSQPTNTARWEHANSTAQTRPLLNLYDSQHIDTKKHRSGSVGASSQNSESSDTQEPDLELRLSL; translated from the exons aTGGATGGCAGTTTTTTTGGAGAGGCAAACATGGGAAATGAAAGAGTAagtggttcttcttcttcttcttcttcaaggaAAGGGAAGAAGAACAATCAAGAGAAGCCAAAGCAACCACAGAGAGGATTAGGAGTTGCTCAATTGGAGAAAATCAGATTACATGGTCAAATGGGTTGTGGTGCCTATCATCCTCCTCTGCACGCTTCTTACCCATCTAACTTCAACAAT GAAGATCCAAGGGTGCAAACACCCTATTCATCAGtaccatcttcatcatctttttCTTACTCCTCCTCATCTACTTCATACTCAGCTTCATATGGCTTCCAACCCAACATTGTG ATGTCCCTACCCGAGTATGAAAGAACAAGCATTAGATATGGAGATTCTCAGCCAACTAATACTGCAAG ATGGGAGCATGCCAATTCCACTGCTCAAACAAGACCTTTACTTAACCTATAT GACTCACAACACATAGATACCAAGAAGCATAGAAGTGGTTCAGTGGGCGCAAGCAGTCAGAACTCTGAATCAAGTGACACTCAAGAACCAGATTTGGAGCTAAGACTATCTCTTTGA
- the LOC108345487 gene encoding aldehyde oxidase GLOX1, whose product MHVQLMPDNTVNVYDATIYRLSRLRYPPEMPCVQFYDENLKQNKDDCYAHAMEYDIQTNQVRALTVKTDPWCSCGGLAPDGSLLVAGGFGDGGKTSRYYYGCKTCDWREYPLKFKEDRWYATQVILPNGEFIVIGGRRSFSYEFFPKEGQETEKSIFFPFLYETSDIDENNLYPFVHLSSDGNLFVFANNRSLLLNPNTNKVVRIFPVLPGGSRNYPASGVSAMLPINLDPTEIDSSKIKIEVMVCGGNTYDSFHLAETVKQFLPALKDCNRMVITEKHPKWDREDMPSARTLGDLLVLPNGQLLFINGAQKGTAAWWDADDPNFTPVLYRPEKPKGQRFQTLNPTTIARMYHSTSAVLPSGKIWVGGSNTHNTYKDVDKFPTETRVEAFSPPYLDPNLDANRPKIIEDSSVKWLRYGNNFETQFRMKYMNQKLGMHDIKITLYFPPFTTHGYSMSQRLLVLGTIIIPSSEGIYRALAKAPSFPQVAPPGYYLLFVVNRGVPSEAMWVHLQ is encoded by the exons ATGCACGTTCAATTGATGCCTGATAACACCGTTAATGTCTATGATGCCACTATTTATCGTCTCTCTAGACTCCGTTATCCACCAGAAATGCCATGTGTTCAATTCTATGATGAAAACcttaaacaaaacaaagatGATTGTTATGCTCATGCAATGGAATACGATATTCAGACAAATCAAGTTAGAGCACTCACG GTGAAGACAGATCCGTGGTGTTCATGTGGTGGGCTTGCGCCTGATGGTAGCCTACTGGTTGCTGGTGGTTTCGGTGACGGAGGAAAAACTTCTAGATACTACTACGGTTGCAAAACTTGTGACTGGAGGGAATATCCTCTGAAATTTAAAGAAGACAgatg GTATGCAACTCAAGTTATTCTTCCCAATGGAGAGTTCATAGTGATAGGAGGTCGTAGATCTTTTAGCTATGAGTTCTTTCCAAAGGAGGGGCAAGAAACTGAAAAATCAATCTTTTTTCCATTCCTCTATGAGACCTCAGACATTGATGAGAACAACCTTTACCCTTTTGTCCATCTCTCTAGTGATGGCAATCTCTTTGTCTTCGCCAATAACCGTTCCCTCCTCCTCAACCCTAACACTAACAAAGTGGTTCGCATCTTTCCAGTGCTCCCCGGAGGTTCTCGAAACTACCCTGCTTCAGGCGTGTCTGCTATGCTCCCCATAAATCTTGACCCTACTGAAATTGATAGTTCCAAAATCAAGATTGAGGTCATGGTATGTGGTGGCAACACTTATGATAGTTTCCACTTGGCTGAAACAGTAAAACAATTCCTTCCAGCTCTCAAAGACTGCAATAGAATGGTGATCACAGAAAAGCACCCTAAATGGGACCGTGAAGACATGCCTTCAGCAAGAACCTTGGGGGATCTTCTTGTTCTCCCTAACGGACAACTCTTGTTCATCAATGGTGCGCAGAAAGGAACAGCTGCATGGTGGGATGCTGATGATCCTAATTTCACACCAGTTTTGTATCGGCCAGAGAAGCCTAAGGGTCAAAGGTTTCAGACATTGAATCCAACCACGATAGCCAGAATGTATCACTCAACCTCAGCAGTGCTTCCCAGTGGAAAAATCTGGGTTGGTGGTAGCAACACTCATAATACTTACAAGGATGTTGATAAGTTCCCAACTGAGACTAGGGTCGAGGCATTCTCTCCTCCTTACTTGGACCCAAACCTAGATGCAAATAGACCCAAAATTATTGAGGATTCTTCTGTGAAGTGGTTGAGATATGGAAACAACTTTGAGACACAGTTCAGGATGAAATATATGAATCAGAAGTTGGGCATGCACGACATTAAGATCACCCTGTATTTTCCTCCTTTTACCACTCATGGCTACTCCATGAGTCAGAGGTTATTGGTTCTTGGAACTATCATCATTCCAAGCTCCGAAGGGATTTACAGGGCTTTGGCAAAGGCACCGTCGTTCCCTCAGGTGGCTCCTCCAGGATATTACTTGTTGTTCGTTGTCAACCGTGGGGTTCCTAGCGAGGCAATGTGGGTGCATCTTCAGTAG
- the LOC108344983 gene encoding probable xyloglucan endotransglucosylase/hydrolase protein 26: protein MFMSVNMAQFEKLLVVLFLCAVASSIVMVDATFSKSMYITWGSQHASMQGEDLQLVLDKTSGSAAQTKKAFLFGSIESRIKLVPGNSAGTVTAYYLSSTGSQHDEIDFEFLGNISGQPYIVHTNIFTLGNGSREQQFYLWFDPTADFHNYTIHWNPVEVVWYIDSIPIRVYRNYENEGVAFPNKQGMKVYTSLWNADDWATRGGLVKTNWNGAPFIARLNHFRARACKWNGAISINQCSSNIPANWWTSPTYKQLSYAQQGQLNWVRNNYMIYDYCRDTKRFHGQMPPECFKSQF from the exons ATGTTCATGTCTGTTAACATGGCACAATTTGAAAAATTGTTGGTGGTTTTGTTCCTCTGTGCTGTGGCATCTAGCATAGTCATGGTAGATGCCACCTTCTCCAAAAGCATGTATATCACTTGGGGTTCTCAACATGCATCAATGCAGGGTGAAGATCTTCAGCTTGTGTTGGATAAAACCTCAG GATCTGCAGCTCAAACAAAGAAAGCATTCTTATTTGGAAGTATTGAATCACGAATCAAGTTGGTTCCTGGTAATTCTGCAGGAACAGTTACTGCATATTAT CTTTCATCTACAGGAAGCCAACATGATGAGATAGATTTTGAGTTCTTAGGCAACATTTCAGGACAACCATACATTGTGCATACAAACATATTCACACTAGGAAATGGAAGCAGGGAACAACAATTCTATCTCTGGTTTGACCCAACTGCTGATTTTCACAATTACACCATTCACTGGAACCCAGTTGAAGTTGT GTGGTACATTGATAGTATACCAATCAGGGTGTACCGTAACTATGAAAATGAGGGGGTTGCTTTCCCAAACAAGCAAGGAATGAAGGTTTATACCAGTCTATGGAATGCAGATGATTGGGCAACAAGAGGTGGACTTGTTAAGACCAATTGGAATGGTGCACCATTCATAGCTAGATTGAATCATTTTAGAGCAAGGGCTTGCAAGTGGAATGGAGCAATCAGCATCAACCAATGTTCTTCAAATATCCCTGCCAATTGGTGGACTTCTCCCACATACAAGCAACTGAGTTATGCTCAACAGGGTCAGCTGAATTGGGTCAGAAACAATTACATGATCTATGATTATTGCAGAGATACCAAAAGGTTCCATGGACAGATGCCTCCTGAATGCTTCAAGTCACAATTCTAA
- the LOC108345936 gene encoding casein kinase 1-like protein 3, translated as MERIIGAKYKLGRKIGSGSFGEIYLATHIDTFEIVAVKIENSKTKHPQLLYEAKLYNILQGGSGIPSIKWCGVDGEDNVLVMDLLGPSLEDLFVYCGRKFSLKTVLMLADQMMTRIEYVHSKGFLHRDIKPDNFLMGLGRKANQVYIIDFGLAKRYRDSSTNRHIPYRENKNLTGTARYASCNTHLGIEQSRRDDLESLGYVLLYFLRGSLPWQNLKAATKKQKYDKICEKKVATPIEVLCKSHPVEFASYFHYCHSLTFDQRPDYGFLKRLFRDLFAREGYDFDYVFDWTILKYQQAQKNRAQPRMSTVPGASSSPVVPMDVDNNRGDVSAERIKSGNVTGSGVKIQFKSPGLKNLGSEKPLDKNIFGEANIPSTSYSLAGTSKRNSLKPALSTEAANIVNGQGSNKIGPSSSWISSVQRMSSAK; from the exons ATGGAACGCATCATTGGCGCCAAGTACAAGCTAGGTCGCAAGATCGGAAGCGGATCCTTCGGCGAAATCTACCTCG CGACGCATATTGATACCTTCGAAATTGTGGCGGTCAAGATC GAGAACAGTAAAACGAAGCATCCACAATTGCTTTACGAGGCCAAGCTCTACAATATTCTACAGGGAGGAA GTGGCATCCCGAGCATAAAATGGTGTGGTGTCGACGGAGAGGATAATGTGCTTGTTATGGATTTGCTGGGACCTAGTCTTGAGGATCTGTTTGTTTACTGTGGAAGAAAGTTTTCCCTCAAAACCGTGTTGATGTTAGCTGATCAAATG ATGACTAGAATCGAATATGTGCATTCTAAAGGATTCCTACACAGGGATATAAAACCTGACAACTTTCTCATGGGACTTGGTCGTAAGGCAAACCAG GTTTACATAATTGATTTTGGGCTTGCAAAACGATATAGGGACTCCTCAACTAATCGCCACATTCCTTACAG GGAAAACAAAAACTTAACAGGGACTGCTCGCTATGCAAGTTGCAATACTCATCTTGGGATTG agCAAAGTCGACGGGATGATTTGGAGTCACTTGGGTATGTGCTTCTGTATTTTCTCAGAGGAAG CCTTCCTTGGCAAAACCTAAAGGCTGCAACAAAGAAGCAAAAGTATGATAAAATATGTGAGAAGAAAGTAGCAACTCCTATTGAG GTTTTATGCAAATCTCATCCCGTAGAGTTTGCTTCATACTTTCATTATTGTCACTCTCTGACCTTTGATCAGCGACCTGATTATGGATTCTTGAAGCGCCTGTTTCGGGATCTATTTGCTCGTGAAG GTTATGATTTTGATTATGTATTTGATTGGACTATTTTAAAGTACCAGCAGGCACAAAAGAATAGGGCCCAACCTCGCATGTCT ACGGTCCCTGGAGCAAGCAGCAGTCCTGTAGTGCCAATGGATGTGGACAACAATCGAG GGGATGTCTCAGCAGAACGAATTAAATCAGGCAATGTAACTGGTTCCGGTGTTAAAATTCAGTTTAAATCACCTGGTTTAAAAAATCTGGGTTCTGAAAAGCCTCTTGACAAGAAT ATTTTTGGTGAAGCAAATATACCCTCTACCTCATACTCTCTTGCTGGCACCTCAAAAAGGAACTCTTTGAAGCCTGCCTTGTCCACTGAAGCTGCAAACATAGTAAACGGGCAAGGAAGTAATAAAATTGGCCCTTCAAGTAGCTGGATTTCATCTGTTCAGCGCATGTCTTCTGCCAAATGA
- the LOC108344868 gene encoding probable lactoylglutathione lyase, chloroplastic isoform X1, which yields MASSFRPSISSFMLPSLSSCNPSQKFSLFHLGSGIRRFHDFGLKPSKFLRHDDDNCMRAKASGNTSSIAAPENALDWVKHDKRRMLHVVYRVGDLDKTIKFYTECLGMKLLRQRDMQEQRHTNAFLGYGPEDAHFAVELTYSKSNYGIDKYDIGDGFGRFGLAVDDISRIVELVRAKGGKITREPMLVKGGNSVNAFIEDPDGYQFELLERAPSPEPLCKVMLRVCDLDRSIKFYEKAFGMELLRTQDDPESKNTIAILGYGPEEKCTVLELTYNYGVTKYDKGDAYAQIAIATDDVYKTAEAIKLAGGKITREPGPIPDIKTKITSCEDPDGWKTCYSSASTMNHGRQSSKVPFGEKELFTSSFFSFTLFTPNNHTLFSFCPMFSTIEFNELNNSNSFTPTEDSSGYCDVLEDLSYAKSDTDSCNEACGDESDEEVSLEELLQDGKTKEKVEVLAAMVGLETTDPATVLNEVVRVLKVLNKINQYQLSA from the exons ATGGCTTCTTCCTTTCGTCCCTCAATTTCTTCCTTCATGTTACCCTCCCTTTCTTCTTGCAACCCTTCTCAAAAGTTCTCTCTTTTTCATCTGGGTAGCG GTATTAGACGGTTTCATGATTTTGGCCTGAAACCTTCTAAGTTTTTGAGGCATGATGATGATAACTGCATGAGGGCGAAGGCATCTGGGAACACGTCCTCAATTGCTGCACCAGAAAATGCCCTGGATTGGGTCAAACATGACAAGAGAAGAATGCTTCATGTTGTGTATCGTGTTGGGGACTTGGACAAGACCATAAA ATTTTATACAGAGTGCCTGGGAATGAAGTTGCTCAGACAGCGTGACATGCAAGAGCAGAGACATACTAATGCCTTTCTTGGATATGGGCCTGAGGATGCACACTTTGCTGTTGAACTCACATACAGTAAGAGCA ATTATGGGATTGACAAGTATGACATTGGAGATGGATTTGGTCGTTTTGGTCTTGCTGTTGATGAT atcTCAAGAATAGTGGAACTTGTCAGAGCTAAGGGTGGAAAAATTACTAGAGAGCCTATGCTTGTCAAGGGAGGCAACTCAGTAAATGCATTTATTGAAGATCCTGATGGTTATCAATTTGAACTTTTAGAAAGGGCTCCCTCTCCCGAGCCTTTGTGCAAAGTAATGCTTCGAGTTTGTGATCTTGACCGTTCCATCAAATTTTATGAGAAG GCTTTTGGTATGGAGCTACTTCGAACACAGGATGATCCAGAATCCAAG AACACAATAGCAATACTGGGATATGGTCCAGAGGAAAAATGTACTGTCCTGGAGTTGACTTACAACTATGGAGTCACGAAATATGATAAAGGAGATGCTTATGCTCAG ATTGCAATTGCTACAGATGATGTGTACAAAACTGCCGAAGCAATTAAACTTGCAGGAGGGAAGATTACTCGGGAACCTGGACCAATACCTGACATAAAGACAAAGATCACATCATGTGAGGATCCTGATGGTTGGAAAACT TGTTACTCCTCAGCATCAACAATGAATCATGGCAGACAAAGCTCAAAGGTACCCTTTGGAGAGAAAGAACTCTTCACttcatcatttttttccttCACCCTCTTCACACCAAATAATCACACCCTCTTCAGTTTCTGCCCCATGTTTTCTACCATTGAATTCAATGAGCTAAACAATTCCAATTCCTTCACACCAACTGAAGATTCATCTGGCTATTGTGATGTTCTTGAGGACCTTTCTTATGCCAAGTCAGACACAGATTCATGCAATGAGGCATGTGGTGATGAATCAGATGAAGAAGTGAGTTTGGAGGAGTTGCTGCAAGATGGAAAAACAAAGGAGAAAGTTGAAGTATTGGCTGCAATGGTTGGACTTGAAACTACTGATCCAGCAACTGTGCTGAATGAAGTAGTGAGAGTTCTTAAGGTTTTGAACAAGATAAATCAGTATCAGTTAAGTGCTTAA
- the LOC108344868 gene encoding probable lactoylglutathione lyase, chloroplastic isoform X3, translating into MASSFRPSISSFMLPSLSSCNPSQKFSLFHLGSGIRRFHDFGLKPSKFLRHDDDNCMRAKASGNTSSIAAPENALDWVKHDKRRMLHVVYRVGDLDKTIKFYTECLGMKLLRQRDMQEQRHTNAFLGYGPEDAHFAVELTYSKSNYGIDKYDIGDGFGRFGLAVDDISRIVELVRAKGGKITREPMLVKGGNSVNAFIEDPDGYQFELLERAPSPEPLCKVMLRVCDLDRSIKFYEKAFGMELLRTQDDPESKNTIAILGYGPEEKCTVLELTYNYGVTKYDKGDAYAQIAIATDDVYKTAEAIKLAGGKITREPGPIPDIKTKITSLLLLSINNESWQTKLKDSSGYCDVLEDLSYAKSDTDSCNEACGDESDEEVSLEELLQDGKTKEKVEVLAAMVGLETTDPATVLNEVVRVLKVLNKINQYQLSA; encoded by the exons ATGGCTTCTTCCTTTCGTCCCTCAATTTCTTCCTTCATGTTACCCTCCCTTTCTTCTTGCAACCCTTCTCAAAAGTTCTCTCTTTTTCATCTGGGTAGCG GTATTAGACGGTTTCATGATTTTGGCCTGAAACCTTCTAAGTTTTTGAGGCATGATGATGATAACTGCATGAGGGCGAAGGCATCTGGGAACACGTCCTCAATTGCTGCACCAGAAAATGCCCTGGATTGGGTCAAACATGACAAGAGAAGAATGCTTCATGTTGTGTATCGTGTTGGGGACTTGGACAAGACCATAAA ATTTTATACAGAGTGCCTGGGAATGAAGTTGCTCAGACAGCGTGACATGCAAGAGCAGAGACATACTAATGCCTTTCTTGGATATGGGCCTGAGGATGCACACTTTGCTGTTGAACTCACATACAGTAAGAGCA ATTATGGGATTGACAAGTATGACATTGGAGATGGATTTGGTCGTTTTGGTCTTGCTGTTGATGAT atcTCAAGAATAGTGGAACTTGTCAGAGCTAAGGGTGGAAAAATTACTAGAGAGCCTATGCTTGTCAAGGGAGGCAACTCAGTAAATGCATTTATTGAAGATCCTGATGGTTATCAATTTGAACTTTTAGAAAGGGCTCCCTCTCCCGAGCCTTTGTGCAAAGTAATGCTTCGAGTTTGTGATCTTGACCGTTCCATCAAATTTTATGAGAAG GCTTTTGGTATGGAGCTACTTCGAACACAGGATGATCCAGAATCCAAG AACACAATAGCAATACTGGGATATGGTCCAGAGGAAAAATGTACTGTCCTGGAGTTGACTTACAACTATGGAGTCACGAAATATGATAAAGGAGATGCTTATGCTCAG ATTGCAATTGCTACAGATGATGTGTACAAAACTGCCGAAGCAATTAAACTTGCAGGAGGGAAGATTACTCGGGAACCTGGACCAATACCTGACATAAAGACAAAGATCACATCAT TGTTACTCCTCAGCATCAACAATGAATCATGGCAGACAAAGCTCAAAG ATTCATCTGGCTATTGTGATGTTCTTGAGGACCTTTCTTATGCCAAGTCAGACACAGATTCATGCAATGAGGCATGTGGTGATGAATCAGATGAAGAAGTGAGTTTGGAGGAGTTGCTGCAAGATGGAAAAACAAAGGAGAAAGTTGAAGTATTGGCTGCAATGGTTGGACTTGAAACTACTGATCCAGCAACTGTGCTGAATGAAGTAGTGAGAGTTCTTAAGGTTTTGAACAAGATAAATCAGTATCAGTTAAGTGCTTAA
- the LOC108344868 gene encoding probable lactoylglutathione lyase, chloroplastic isoform X2, which translates to MASSFRPSISSFMLPSLSSCNPSQKFSLFHLGSGIRRFHDFGLKPSKFLRHDDDNCMRAKASGNTSSIAAPENALDWVKHDKRRMLHVVYRVGDLDKTIKFYTECLGMKLLRQRDMQEQRHTNAFLGYGPEDAHFAVELTYNYGIDKYDIGDGFGRFGLAVDDISRIVELVRAKGGKITREPMLVKGGNSVNAFIEDPDGYQFELLERAPSPEPLCKVMLRVCDLDRSIKFYEKAFGMELLRTQDDPESKNTIAILGYGPEEKCTVLELTYNYGVTKYDKGDAYAQIAIATDDVYKTAEAIKLAGGKITREPGPIPDIKTKITSCEDPDGWKTCYSSASTMNHGRQSSKVPFGEKELFTSSFFSFTLFTPNNHTLFSFCPMFSTIEFNELNNSNSFTPTEDSSGYCDVLEDLSYAKSDTDSCNEACGDESDEEVSLEELLQDGKTKEKVEVLAAMVGLETTDPATVLNEVVRVLKVLNKINQYQLSA; encoded by the exons ATGGCTTCTTCCTTTCGTCCCTCAATTTCTTCCTTCATGTTACCCTCCCTTTCTTCTTGCAACCCTTCTCAAAAGTTCTCTCTTTTTCATCTGGGTAGCG GTATTAGACGGTTTCATGATTTTGGCCTGAAACCTTCTAAGTTTTTGAGGCATGATGATGATAACTGCATGAGGGCGAAGGCATCTGGGAACACGTCCTCAATTGCTGCACCAGAAAATGCCCTGGATTGGGTCAAACATGACAAGAGAAGAATGCTTCATGTTGTGTATCGTGTTGGGGACTTGGACAAGACCATAAA ATTTTATACAGAGTGCCTGGGAATGAAGTTGCTCAGACAGCGTGACATGCAAGAGCAGAGACATACTAATGCCTTTCTTGGATATGGGCCTGAGGATGCACACTTTGCTGTTGAACTCACATACA ATTATGGGATTGACAAGTATGACATTGGAGATGGATTTGGTCGTTTTGGTCTTGCTGTTGATGAT atcTCAAGAATAGTGGAACTTGTCAGAGCTAAGGGTGGAAAAATTACTAGAGAGCCTATGCTTGTCAAGGGAGGCAACTCAGTAAATGCATTTATTGAAGATCCTGATGGTTATCAATTTGAACTTTTAGAAAGGGCTCCCTCTCCCGAGCCTTTGTGCAAAGTAATGCTTCGAGTTTGTGATCTTGACCGTTCCATCAAATTTTATGAGAAG GCTTTTGGTATGGAGCTACTTCGAACACAGGATGATCCAGAATCCAAG AACACAATAGCAATACTGGGATATGGTCCAGAGGAAAAATGTACTGTCCTGGAGTTGACTTACAACTATGGAGTCACGAAATATGATAAAGGAGATGCTTATGCTCAG ATTGCAATTGCTACAGATGATGTGTACAAAACTGCCGAAGCAATTAAACTTGCAGGAGGGAAGATTACTCGGGAACCTGGACCAATACCTGACATAAAGACAAAGATCACATCATGTGAGGATCCTGATGGTTGGAAAACT TGTTACTCCTCAGCATCAACAATGAATCATGGCAGACAAAGCTCAAAGGTACCCTTTGGAGAGAAAGAACTCTTCACttcatcatttttttccttCACCCTCTTCACACCAAATAATCACACCCTCTTCAGTTTCTGCCCCATGTTTTCTACCATTGAATTCAATGAGCTAAACAATTCCAATTCCTTCACACCAACTGAAGATTCATCTGGCTATTGTGATGTTCTTGAGGACCTTTCTTATGCCAAGTCAGACACAGATTCATGCAATGAGGCATGTGGTGATGAATCAGATGAAGAAGTGAGTTTGGAGGAGTTGCTGCAAGATGGAAAAACAAAGGAGAAAGTTGAAGTATTGGCTGCAATGGTTGGACTTGAAACTACTGATCCAGCAACTGTGCTGAATGAAGTAGTGAGAGTTCTTAAGGTTTTGAACAAGATAAATCAGTATCAGTTAAGTGCTTAA
- the LOC108344868 gene encoding probable lactoylglutathione lyase, chloroplastic isoform X5 yields MASSFRPSISSFMLPSLSSCNPSQKFSLFHLGSGIRRFHDFGLKPSKFLRHDDDNCMRAKASGNTSSIAAPENALDWVKHDKRRMLHVVYRVGDLDKTIKFYTECLGMKLLRQRDMQEQRHTNAFLGYGPEDAHFAVELTYNYGIDKYDIGDGFGRFGLAVDDISRIVELVRAKGGKITREPMLVKGGNSVNAFIEDPDGYQFELLERAPSPEPLCKVMLRVCDLDRSIKFYEKAFGMELLRTQDDPESKNTIAILGYGPEEKCTVLELTYNYGVTKYDKGDAYAQIAIATDDVYKTAEAIKLAGGKITREPGPIPDIKTKITSCEDPDGWKTVFVDNIDFSRELE; encoded by the exons ATGGCTTCTTCCTTTCGTCCCTCAATTTCTTCCTTCATGTTACCCTCCCTTTCTTCTTGCAACCCTTCTCAAAAGTTCTCTCTTTTTCATCTGGGTAGCG GTATTAGACGGTTTCATGATTTTGGCCTGAAACCTTCTAAGTTTTTGAGGCATGATGATGATAACTGCATGAGGGCGAAGGCATCTGGGAACACGTCCTCAATTGCTGCACCAGAAAATGCCCTGGATTGGGTCAAACATGACAAGAGAAGAATGCTTCATGTTGTGTATCGTGTTGGGGACTTGGACAAGACCATAAA ATTTTATACAGAGTGCCTGGGAATGAAGTTGCTCAGACAGCGTGACATGCAAGAGCAGAGACATACTAATGCCTTTCTTGGATATGGGCCTGAGGATGCACACTTTGCTGTTGAACTCACATACA ATTATGGGATTGACAAGTATGACATTGGAGATGGATTTGGTCGTTTTGGTCTTGCTGTTGATGAT atcTCAAGAATAGTGGAACTTGTCAGAGCTAAGGGTGGAAAAATTACTAGAGAGCCTATGCTTGTCAAGGGAGGCAACTCAGTAAATGCATTTATTGAAGATCCTGATGGTTATCAATTTGAACTTTTAGAAAGGGCTCCCTCTCCCGAGCCTTTGTGCAAAGTAATGCTTCGAGTTTGTGATCTTGACCGTTCCATCAAATTTTATGAGAAG GCTTTTGGTATGGAGCTACTTCGAACACAGGATGATCCAGAATCCAAG AACACAATAGCAATACTGGGATATGGTCCAGAGGAAAAATGTACTGTCCTGGAGTTGACTTACAACTATGGAGTCACGAAATATGATAAAGGAGATGCTTATGCTCAG ATTGCAATTGCTACAGATGATGTGTACAAAACTGCCGAAGCAATTAAACTTGCAGGAGGGAAGATTACTCGGGAACCTGGACCAATACCTGACATAAAGACAAAGATCACATCATGTGAGGATCCTGATGGTTGGAAAACT GTTTTTGTAGATAATATTGACTTCAGCAGGGAGCTGGAGTAG
- the LOC108344868 gene encoding probable lactoylglutathione lyase, chloroplastic isoform X4 yields MASSFRPSISSFMLPSLSSCNPSQKFSLFHLGSGIRRFHDFGLKPSKFLRHDDDNCMRAKASGNTSSIAAPENALDWVKHDKRRMLHVVYRVGDLDKTIKFYTECLGMKLLRQRDMQEQRHTNAFLGYGPEDAHFAVELTYSKSNYGIDKYDIGDGFGRFGLAVDDISRIVELVRAKGGKITREPMLVKGGNSVNAFIEDPDGYQFELLERAPSPEPLCKVMLRVCDLDRSIKFYEKAFGMELLRTQDDPESKNTIAILGYGPEEKCTVLELTYNYGVTKYDKGDAYAQIAIATDDVYKTAEAIKLAGGKITREPGPIPDIKTKITSCEDPDGWKTVFVDNIDFSRELE; encoded by the exons ATGGCTTCTTCCTTTCGTCCCTCAATTTCTTCCTTCATGTTACCCTCCCTTTCTTCTTGCAACCCTTCTCAAAAGTTCTCTCTTTTTCATCTGGGTAGCG GTATTAGACGGTTTCATGATTTTGGCCTGAAACCTTCTAAGTTTTTGAGGCATGATGATGATAACTGCATGAGGGCGAAGGCATCTGGGAACACGTCCTCAATTGCTGCACCAGAAAATGCCCTGGATTGGGTCAAACATGACAAGAGAAGAATGCTTCATGTTGTGTATCGTGTTGGGGACTTGGACAAGACCATAAA ATTTTATACAGAGTGCCTGGGAATGAAGTTGCTCAGACAGCGTGACATGCAAGAGCAGAGACATACTAATGCCTTTCTTGGATATGGGCCTGAGGATGCACACTTTGCTGTTGAACTCACATACAGTAAGAGCA ATTATGGGATTGACAAGTATGACATTGGAGATGGATTTGGTCGTTTTGGTCTTGCTGTTGATGAT atcTCAAGAATAGTGGAACTTGTCAGAGCTAAGGGTGGAAAAATTACTAGAGAGCCTATGCTTGTCAAGGGAGGCAACTCAGTAAATGCATTTATTGAAGATCCTGATGGTTATCAATTTGAACTTTTAGAAAGGGCTCCCTCTCCCGAGCCTTTGTGCAAAGTAATGCTTCGAGTTTGTGATCTTGACCGTTCCATCAAATTTTATGAGAAG GCTTTTGGTATGGAGCTACTTCGAACACAGGATGATCCAGAATCCAAG AACACAATAGCAATACTGGGATATGGTCCAGAGGAAAAATGTACTGTCCTGGAGTTGACTTACAACTATGGAGTCACGAAATATGATAAAGGAGATGCTTATGCTCAG ATTGCAATTGCTACAGATGATGTGTACAAAACTGCCGAAGCAATTAAACTTGCAGGAGGGAAGATTACTCGGGAACCTGGACCAATACCTGACATAAAGACAAAGATCACATCATGTGAGGATCCTGATGGTTGGAAAACT GTTTTTGTAGATAATATTGACTTCAGCAGGGAGCTGGAGTAG